Genomic window (Mustela erminea isolate mMusErm1 chromosome X, mMusErm1.Pri, whole genome shotgun sequence):
aaCCATCAGAATTATAATCCACCTAGAGTTTACTCCAGGTACGAGGAGCTCTAGCTCTGGCAGTAGCAGTATGTCATTGAAGTGAAATCCTATTCTTTGCCAGTGTGATCCCAAAGAACACTTTAAATGACAGGATACTTTGAAAAttatacacacataatatatgCTAATTTCCCTGAATCAGCACATTTGGTTAAAAATTACTGGTTATCACTAGCACCATATGGATTGTTATTGAAGACCCAACTTCCCCCTATTCCTGTATCTAGTCTGCCATGCCGAGACCAATTCCTTCTGTCAGATTTGGGATGTTCGATATGCTGCTATTTTGTCTCAAGACTGAAGAAACTAAGATGATGGCCAGGTGACTTGAAATAATAGTTACATACTTGATATCCAAGTGGGCATCTTGTAGGAGATACCCATTGTCTTCTTGTAGAAAGACAGCTCAAAATTGATCTGTATAAAGGAAGGTTGAGATGTATTTTTACATAGCTATTTATTATGACTGTAAGTAATAAATGTGAACTCATActaatttaaaacttatttatctgATTAGGTTGAATCTGTTTCAGCCTGATTGATTTACTCTGGCTATAGCTTAAGCAGACATTTGAGTGAATTCTGATTTTTGCTTGCTTTATGTAAGGCGTCCTGGGGAAAGGGTATTGGTGCTTTCTCATGAAAAAATGTGGCAAACAAAATTCTTACTAATCACCACTTACACAAGCTTTTGTTTAATGAAGGTTTTTCTGCATTGTTTTCGGGATAGTAAGCTACCAAACACTGTCAAATTGTCCAccagtctttctttctgttaagGCTCTCTATAGCAGTGCCTACTTGAGAAGCTTCTGTGTCGTTATTCATGCAGGTTGGTGTAGGAATCCGGAGACTTCATTAGTAATGTATTGCTTCCCAAAGGCTGTTGATTCGATCACCTGGTAATTCTGGGAGTCACCCAGGGGAGAAAATAGGTGCAGTCCTAAATCTGTCATTCTGGGATAGATATCCACATGCTTTGGTAAAGATATGGTCAAAATTATGAGGAATTTTATCCTTAATTTATTGGTCTCTCACCTAGCTCAAagtaaaaaaagatagaaatatagtTTTCACTTTAAGTATAATAAAGGCTAGTTAATGTGGCCttttttgtaaaacataaaaatttgcaAATGTACTAACAAGTAGAGAGGTTAGTATAACGAATTACCGTATCTCCATTACCCCCAATCTAGCAGTTAATCTAGATTTTCAGCATTTGCTTTATCCAtccttattttttccttgctAAAGTATTTTAATGCATATCCCAGATATCATGTCATTTTTCTCCTACATACTTCAGTAGGAAGATATAAGGCatatagtaaatataataaaaagtaaaaattacctttttttaatgtaaccatATACCACTGttgccacttaaaaaataatatattgcttGGTATCATCTAATACTTAACTCATATTCAGATATCCCTAATTGACTCAAAATATAGAGTTTTAATTTAATGTGTGCCTAACTAGTATACATGTCACTGAGTTCCTTAACCAAATACAACTTGAAGTTAAtagtacaatttttttctttctttcttttttttttttttttacagctcaAAGGCCTCATGTTTATTACCAAACCAACCCACTGGTGCAGAGCTATAGTAACAGAAAAATCTTTCGCTGATAAATGGTATCTATTGGCCAGGCAGAAAGGTGGTTAACAGGGTGATGGAATAGAACACATGATCCTCAAGTAGCTTAATTAAATACATGGTGCCAATTAGGTGTGTCATTGTGTGAGGTGGGACGCCTTAGAGACCCAGCTTGGTTCTCCTCCAGTGCCTCCTCTTGGAGTTGTACCTGATTTTATTACCAGTTTTCATCCGAATCCACTGGGGAATGGGAccattctgcttttgtttcttggccaGGAATCGCTTGATCCTGAAAGTCTTGTGAGAAGACATGGTCAATTAACAGCACGCAGCACACAGCAAGATGGCGGCCAatggtacaattttttttttaaagattttatttatttatttgacagagagaaagatcacaggtaggcagagaggcaggcagagagagagggggaagcagactccccgctgagcagagagcccgatgcggggcttgatcccaggaccccgagatcatgacctgagccgaaagcagaggcacagaggcttaacccactgagccacccaggtgccccaatggtacaatttttaaaggtttattttgaaagacagagtgtgcatgtgcaaatggggggaggggcagaggaagagactctTAAGCACTCCACTCTTAAGAGCGTGGAGTCTgaagtggggtttgatctcatactcatgagatcatgacctgagccaaaactaagtgtcagatgcttaacgtgctgagccacccaggtgccccaaagttaatggtaaaatttcatttaaagttaCTCCACATAAAGTGCTATCATGAAGTATCAGCTCCAATTAAGTTCACTTCTATcttcagttccttttttaaatatttatttattttagagggcaAGAGTGTATACCtgccagcagggagaggggcagagggagaaagggagagaagaatctcttaagcaaactctgcactgagcatggaacccagtgtggggcttagtgccaggaccctaagatcatgacctgagcaaaaatcaagagtggggtacttaactgactgaaccacccagctgcccctctgtcTTTAATTCTGTAGAAATATCTGAAAGGTTGTCTAGACAAACGTGGAGAGTTAGAACAGCTACTATGTGCCATAGAAAAGAGACCAAATAAGACTTTTGGCTCCACTCACTGGTTGGGTAATCACTCATTCTTCATTTTGCAATTTGTGAAGTGGGGTGGGGTTTATGTGTAAGCATTTTCTTTCTAGGGAAATGTAGATAGTtggataaaggaaatgtgttCTTGAGTTCTGGGATAAAGGATTCATATAACTCTTTGATACacacaactatatatatatgttactagctctagtttttatttcaatgCAAATGCCAATTTGATAATTGAGGTGTCTGTCATTGATTTTTAGACACTTTAATATACTCTAGGTTGCTGAATATGGATAATTGGGTGAGTAAACCTTTACAAAGAACTTGGAACTATTAAGTTTTCTTATTTGGATATTTGTGGGGTTAAAATTGAAAATCAGGCTATACTAATGTGGTGATGGAGCTGGGGATGGGTGGAGTGGGTAAGTATGAGAAATCCACTTGGGCAAAAAGCCTGGACTCCACACAGATTTACTAAAGAAGTTGTGTAACCACTACTTTCCAGATAGCAATTTAGGGCTGAGTGCTGTTATTATACTGGGAGGCAGTAGGCATATCATTTCTTGAACTTTGGATTCAAGTGGATTTAGACTAGTAATCCATTTACACTCTTCAACTTCTAGTCTATTTACTGATCCAGTCAGGTGGTAATTTTCCTCAAAATAGGAGATGATTGATAATTGTTGGGGCTGGATCATTGTGGCacatgtttcttttgttttgctgaggGGAGAAAAATCTGTGGAGGTATTGTTTTATGTGCTTTGCAATCTACCAGTGATAAAATTTCAAATGCTTAATAGCATATCATGCTGGCTGAAGCTGTTTAGGAAGATTCTATATGTAGAAAGCAAGACCTTGTATAGACTGTACACTTACATTTTGAAGTTGTATGTGTAATAGAGACTTGGGCAGCGACACTCAAGGATGTGAGACCATGAGGTCACATCACTTACCAAATCATGTGCTCAATCACAAGACTATATCTTCTGGGGACTGTTTTTTGTAATTCACACAGAGGTGTAATATGGGCTAGCGACTGCATTTAAACTACTTTTATTGtattccttttatctttattttgtggATTTTATTCTCATACCTGAAAGGAGATTCAGCAAGGCACAGGACTTAGATAATGTCTCACTTAGAATAGGTATTTTCCACGTGTCATTAATTCTGACAAAAAGAACATAAGGTGTATATCTATGTAATGTGTTATCCTAAGCCTGACTacctttagccttttttttttctctaaagattttatttatttattcaacagagaaagatcacaagtaggcagagaggcaggcagagagagagggagagaggaggaagcaggctccctgccaagcagagagcctgatgcaggactcgatcccaggactgtgagatcatgacctgagccaaaggcagaggcttaacccactgagccaccaggtgccctacCTTTGCCTTTAAATGATTGCATTCCTCAATTGTAGAGGGCTGAGTTCTGGAGGACCTAGCCTCCAGGTTCATTATGTTGATTGCTTTTTCCAACTTAAGGTTCCTCCCTTTCTGCACTGTCTCCAGTGATTTTCTTGATGTTATTGTTCTACAGTTCTTCGCATGGTTACAGACTGTCGGgtaaaactgcatttttttaaaagtttgtgtcATAACATCTATTTTCACTTATGTTACCTATGCAAGAACCTGTAGAAATTTAAGATGGGTTGAAATAAATTTGGCAGAAGTATATCCTCTAATGTGCCTTGCAGCCTAGTACCTCACATTACAAAATCAATGTTTTCCAGAAGAGTCAGTGTGTACATAAAACATTTGTGAGTGGAAATAATCTTTTCTTAGGCTGACTTCACAACTTGTTTTTCATTGGCAGTGCATTAGCTTACATTTCTCCTCCCCTTTGGTTGAATAGCTAATGGTCTTTAAACAAGCTGTTAAAGGGAGGGAAGATTTtacagtacagaaaaaaaaaatggcctggATTTTTTCCATGCCAGTGGTTTggcttttcatgtgtttgctttACTAAAGCAGGGCTAACCCATGTCTTCTTACCTCTGAATTCTTAGGTTTCCTTTGTATAGCCTATACTTGCTTAATCAAGATGGTCTTATAAATTTCTGTGAGATCCAAATCCTCCATATTTATATGGCTGAATAGGTCTGAGTCCAAATACTAAATTTTAAGGGGCTATATCTCGCTATAATGGAATTGAAGCATTAGTTATACTTTAAAGTAGGAGTTAAgcagggctctgtgcccagttTATCACACTCCTATAAAATCTTTTGTGGCTAGTTGTGGATCAAGATAGGTTATGTTACATATCCCTGCTTTCAACCCCCTCCCTTTAACTAACCTATTAACCCTTGCATGTTTCTAACTctgatcatctttttttaaaaaaatattttatttatttatttgacagagatcacaagtaggcagagaggcaggcagagagagagagaggaggaagcaggcttcctgctgagcagagagcccaatgcggggctcgatcccaggaccctgggatcatgacctgagccgaaagcggaggctttaaccaactgagccacctaggcgcccctaacttTGATCATCTTACTCCTTGCTTTTACTGGTTTCTGTGAATATTATTAGTGGTGTATCCTATTGCCTGGCCACAGAAATAACATGCAAGAAGGATGGCCATTGGATGTGAAATCAATTACTGAATGTGacagatttatttaaaagtatttcccATCCACACACATCATCAGTCATGCTGCCATAAACTAATAGAAATTGCATTTTGATTCTAGTATCACCACTTTGTGTTTTCATGACTCCATATTTTATAGAATCTAAGAGTTTCATAAGCTATATAAAGTTGAAATAAGCTACATAGGGTATCTAACTGAtcttattaagttttattttaagagttaATTTCTCACAATTTGAAGAGGTTATATAGAAGGTAAGctgactgcttttaaaaatataactctgGGCAAGTCATCTATCTTTTCTCTAGGTGTCTGTTTATTCTGTAAAATCCAGGAGTTGAAATAAACCATCTTTAAGGTTCCATTCAGCTCTGATGTACGGGAAATCAGAGGTTATTGACAGTTGTAATGACTCTTCTGTAACATAAATACATGACAACATGTGCCAGTTGCTATTCTAAATACCTTGCATATTTTTGTCAAGAACTATTACAGGTCTGGGATTTTATCCTCCTTATATACCTGTTGCTGTTTCCTGAAGGATTGCAGAAAACTTAAGACTCGTGGGTCAGCAATAAAAGATGGTTTATTATTCATTGCAAAAGCAGTAGACAGAATGTCACTGTGACCTGCTGGTTCACTGTGGTCCTAATTTTTACAGGTAGACCAGTATGGATGCCTACATGGGTAGTCAGTTGTGTCACAGGAGAGGAACAGTGAGTTCGGAGGATTTACCACTTTTATGATAAGCAGAAGCAAGCATGTTCTTTGGGGAGGGGTGGTATTACCTCATGATCAGGGCCACTtgctttattttcacttatttatttatttgagagagagacagagaggaggcacagagggagagagagactctcgaGCTGATTTctttctgagcatggagcccaatgtgggacttaatcccatgaccctgagatcatgacctgagccaaagtcaagagttggatgcttaaccaagtgagccacccaggtgtccctagggtCATGTGCTTTAAACATAGCCCTTAGAAATGGCCTGGCTAAATTGTTGTCAGGGCCCTTCAGTCTCAGGGCCTTTCTACCTAGTAAGAATGTGCAGGGTTGCTCAGGGATTGATGGCAGATACCTCCCCCATCAACAGTGACTCATTTGGTTCTCACATCAGTTATTTTGTGGGTGAGGAAAAGAGCTCAGAAaaggttgggcgcctgggtggctcagtgggttgaagcctctgccttcgactcaggtcgtgatcccagggtcctgggatcgagtcctgtgtcgggctctctgctcggcagggagcctgcttcccttcctctctctctgcctgcctctctgcctacttgtgatctctgtctgtcaaataaataaatacaatcttaaaaaaaaaaaaaagaaaaggataagtaacttgcccaatgaAATAGTGGTGAATTTGAAATTCAAGACCAGTGTGACTAAGGAAATCCATATT
Coding sequences:
- the LOC116583592 gene encoding 60S ribosomal protein L39-like; the encoded protein is MSSHKTFRIKRFLAKKQKQNGPIPQWIRMKTGNKIRYNSKRRHWRRTKLGL